The following are from one region of the Gambusia affinis linkage group LG02, SWU_Gaff_1.0, whole genome shotgun sequence genome:
- the LOC122821320 gene encoding coiled-coil domain-containing protein 81-like isoform X1 produces the protein MTRVLSAPAAHVPVVPLNFAAVSQQTPYSRDVVEGCVRETLAALHRALASERNIFLPFKGIGVLSFRNNKVQMKFSRDFINTISGTHQTLKDSSLRAGSSVSLSSGDVTELQRPQAACHVSLPAIGFSQMDNKGISKEGGNVLPSGDQRNKKEVPQQRESKSNQSLQMKAVGLTEELNPIPPAEPSSSVLHEEPPKLDQHLRNVSCSGQILAEQAKLTERREQAKKVAAFNLLMSRQEKSSCFDCPRSFIFPARPVTPPKRIQQHRYRSDLRSQMERRQQLEAQDQQYRLLTERLDQMQLIQEIALQRAQQLRENLEKTKHYRKALDTQVEDKIVTSCPECPPDKPRPNRCETAIRRAENRKRAQKLFHANFSVATQRKREEIQNHQLQLEKEKEMLKHTKTQLMQDNINRFEKKRAFRKSLEDDWSRSVELKHKREEEERRFLRSAGKLLVDKLEECQRCWRCRRRTTN, from the exons ATGACCCGTGTATTGTCCGCTCCAGCAGCACACGTGCCTGTAGTGCCTCTGAACTTTGCAGCCGTGTCACAGCAGACGCCCTACAGTCGAGACGTCGTGGAGGGCTGCGTTAGAGAAACTCTGGCAGCGCTGCACAGAGCCTTAGCATCAGAGAGGAACATATTCCTCCCTTTCAAGGGAATTGGAGTTCTGTCCTTCAGGAACAACAAG GTTCAGATGAAGTTCAGCAGGGATTTCATTAATACAATCAGTGGGACACATCAGACGCTGAAAGATTCCAGCTTG AGAGCTGGGAGCAGCGTTTCCTTGTCATCTGGTGACGTTACTGAACTTCAAAGGCCACAGGCTGCCTGCCATGTCTCCCTCCCAGCTATCGGCTTTTCTCAGATGGATAACAAAGGAATCAGCAAAGAAGGCGGAAACGTTTTGCCATCTGGGGACCAGAGGAACAAAAAAG AGGTTCCCCAGCAAAGAGAGTCTAAATCCAATCAGTCACTGCAGATGAAAGCTGTTGGCCTGACTGAGGAACTGAATCCAATCCCCCCTGCGGAGCCCTCAAGCAG TGTGCTACATGAAGAACCTCCCAAACTGGACCAGCATCTCAGAAATGTCAGCTGCTCTGGTCAGATCCTTGCTGAACAG GCAAAGCTAACTGAGCGGCGTGAACAGGCAAAGAAGGTGGCTGCGTTCAACTTGCTCATGTCAAGACAGGAGAAGAGCTCCTGTTTCGACTGTCCT AGATCATTCATCTTCCCGGCTCGACCAGTCACTCCCCCGAAGAGGATACAGCAGCATCGTTACAGGAGTGATCTACGGAGCCAGATGGAAAGGAGACAGCAACTCGAGGCTCAGGACCAGCAGTACCGCCTTCTTACAGAGCGACTGGACCAGATGCAGCTGATACAGGA GATCGCTTTGCAGAGGGCTCAGCAGCTCCGTGAGAACCTGGAGAAAACCAAGCATTACAGGAAGGCTCTGGACACTCAG gtGGAGGACAAGATTGTCACATCGTGTCCAGAGTGTCCGCCTGACAAACCAAGACCAAATCGCTGCGAAACAGCAATTAGGAGGGCAGAGAACCGAAAGAGAGCACAAAAG CTCTTTCATGCGAACTTCAGCGTTGCCACTcagagaaagagggaggagaTCCAGAATCATCAACTAcagctggaaaaagaaaaggaaatgctAAAACACACTAAGACACA GTTAATGCAGGACAACATTAATCGTTTTGAAAAGAAGCGTGCCTTCCGAAAATCCCTGGAGGACGACTGGAGTCGAAGTGTTGAGCTCAAACACAAacgagaggaagaggagaggcgCTTCCTGAG GTCTGCTGGAAAACTCCTGGTAGACAAGCTCGAAGAATGCCAACGCTGCTGGAGGTGTAGAAGGAGGACCACCAACTGA
- the LOC122821320 gene encoding coiled-coil domain-containing protein 81-like isoform X3 has product MTRVLSAPAAHVPVVPLNFAAVSQQTPYSRDVVEGCVRETLAALHRALASERNIFLPFKGIGVLSFRNNKVQMKFSRDFINTISGTHQTLKDSSLRAGSSVSLSSGDVTELQRPQAACHVSLPAIGFSQMDNKGISKEGGNVLPSGDQRNKKEVPQQRESKSNQSLQMKAVGLTEELNPIPPAEPSSSVLHEEPPKLDQHLRNVSCSGQILAEQAKLTERREQAKKVAAFNLLMSRQEKSSCFDCPRSFIFPARPVTPPKRIQQHRYRSDLRSQMERRQQLEAQDQQYRLLTERLDQMQLIQEWRTRLSHRVQSVRLTNQDQIAAKQQLGGQRTEREHKSSFMRTSALPLRERGRRSRIINYSWKKKRKC; this is encoded by the exons ATGACCCGTGTATTGTCCGCTCCAGCAGCACACGTGCCTGTAGTGCCTCTGAACTTTGCAGCCGTGTCACAGCAGACGCCCTACAGTCGAGACGTCGTGGAGGGCTGCGTTAGAGAAACTCTGGCAGCGCTGCACAGAGCCTTAGCATCAGAGAGGAACATATTCCTCCCTTTCAAGGGAATTGGAGTTCTGTCCTTCAGGAACAACAAG GTTCAGATGAAGTTCAGCAGGGATTTCATTAATACAATCAGTGGGACACATCAGACGCTGAAAGATTCCAGCTTG AGAGCTGGGAGCAGCGTTTCCTTGTCATCTGGTGACGTTACTGAACTTCAAAGGCCACAGGCTGCCTGCCATGTCTCCCTCCCAGCTATCGGCTTTTCTCAGATGGATAACAAAGGAATCAGCAAAGAAGGCGGAAACGTTTTGCCATCTGGGGACCAGAGGAACAAAAAAG AGGTTCCCCAGCAAAGAGAGTCTAAATCCAATCAGTCACTGCAGATGAAAGCTGTTGGCCTGACTGAGGAACTGAATCCAATCCCCCCTGCGGAGCCCTCAAGCAG TGTGCTACATGAAGAACCTCCCAAACTGGACCAGCATCTCAGAAATGTCAGCTGCTCTGGTCAGATCCTTGCTGAACAG GCAAAGCTAACTGAGCGGCGTGAACAGGCAAAGAAGGTGGCTGCGTTCAACTTGCTCATGTCAAGACAGGAGAAGAGCTCCTGTTTCGACTGTCCT AGATCATTCATCTTCCCGGCTCGACCAGTCACTCCCCCGAAGAGGATACAGCAGCATCGTTACAGGAGTGATCTACGGAGCCAGATGGAAAGGAGACAGCAACTCGAGGCTCAGGACCAGCAGTACCGCCTTCTTACAGAGCGACTGGACCAGATGCAGCTGATACAGGA gtGGAGGACAAGATTGTCACATCGTGTCCAGAGTGTCCGCCTGACAAACCAAGACCAAATCGCTGCGAAACAGCAATTAGGAGGGCAGAGAACCGAAAGAGAGCACAAAAG CTCTTTCATGCGAACTTCAGCGTTGCCACTcagagaaagagggaggagaTCCAGAATCATCAACTAcagctggaaaaagaaaaggaaatgctAA
- the LOC122821320 gene encoding coiled-coil domain-containing protein 81-like isoform X2 — protein MKFSRDFINTISGTHQTLKDSSLRAGSSVSLSSGDVTELQRPQAACHVSLPAIGFSQMDNKGISKEGGNVLPSGDQRNKKEVPQQRESKSNQSLQMKAVGLTEELNPIPPAEPSSSVLHEEPPKLDQHLRNVSCSGQILAEQAKLTERREQAKKVAAFNLLMSRQEKSSCFDCPRSFIFPARPVTPPKRIQQHRYRSDLRSQMERRQQLEAQDQQYRLLTERLDQMQLIQEIALQRAQQLRENLEKTKHYRKALDTQVEDKIVTSCPECPPDKPRPNRCETAIRRAENRKRAQKLFHANFSVATQRKREEIQNHQLQLEKEKEMLKHTKTQLMQDNINRFEKKRAFRKSLEDDWSRSVELKHKREEEERRFLRSAGKLLVDKLEECQRCWRCRRRTTN, from the exons ATGAAGTTCAGCAGGGATTTCATTAATACAATCAGTGGGACACATCAGACGCTGAAAGATTCCAGCTTG AGAGCTGGGAGCAGCGTTTCCTTGTCATCTGGTGACGTTACTGAACTTCAAAGGCCACAGGCTGCCTGCCATGTCTCCCTCCCAGCTATCGGCTTTTCTCAGATGGATAACAAAGGAATCAGCAAAGAAGGCGGAAACGTTTTGCCATCTGGGGACCAGAGGAACAAAAAAG AGGTTCCCCAGCAAAGAGAGTCTAAATCCAATCAGTCACTGCAGATGAAAGCTGTTGGCCTGACTGAGGAACTGAATCCAATCCCCCCTGCGGAGCCCTCAAGCAG TGTGCTACATGAAGAACCTCCCAAACTGGACCAGCATCTCAGAAATGTCAGCTGCTCTGGTCAGATCCTTGCTGAACAG GCAAAGCTAACTGAGCGGCGTGAACAGGCAAAGAAGGTGGCTGCGTTCAACTTGCTCATGTCAAGACAGGAGAAGAGCTCCTGTTTCGACTGTCCT AGATCATTCATCTTCCCGGCTCGACCAGTCACTCCCCCGAAGAGGATACAGCAGCATCGTTACAGGAGTGATCTACGGAGCCAGATGGAAAGGAGACAGCAACTCGAGGCTCAGGACCAGCAGTACCGCCTTCTTACAGAGCGACTGGACCAGATGCAGCTGATACAGGA GATCGCTTTGCAGAGGGCTCAGCAGCTCCGTGAGAACCTGGAGAAAACCAAGCATTACAGGAAGGCTCTGGACACTCAG gtGGAGGACAAGATTGTCACATCGTGTCCAGAGTGTCCGCCTGACAAACCAAGACCAAATCGCTGCGAAACAGCAATTAGGAGGGCAGAGAACCGAAAGAGAGCACAAAAG CTCTTTCATGCGAACTTCAGCGTTGCCACTcagagaaagagggaggagaTCCAGAATCATCAACTAcagctggaaaaagaaaaggaaatgctAAAACACACTAAGACACA GTTAATGCAGGACAACATTAATCGTTTTGAAAAGAAGCGTGCCTTCCGAAAATCCCTGGAGGACGACTGGAGTCGAAGTGTTGAGCTCAAACACAAacgagaggaagaggagaggcgCTTCCTGAG GTCTGCTGGAAAACTCCTGGTAGACAAGCTCGAAGAATGCCAACGCTGCTGGAGGTGTAGAAGGAGGACCACCAACTGA